TATAAATATTCTCCCAACGATAGGCGATATTGCCTTCGAAAATCAGCAGCGTGAGTTCCGGAGAGTCGACAAGATCACCAGAAACAGTTCCACCTGGCCCCTCAACTTCGAGGGATTTTATTTTGCGTTTAGGCTCCCACAGAATGGACCCAACAAATCCCCATGATTGCGGATTTAATTTGGAATAACTTACGCCTAAGCCCGCCGAAGAATCCATCGTATAAGTGGTATCAACGTAGCCAGAGCCTGAAGTTGTGGAAACATAGGTGTCTTCGAATCGGGCTTTAGTAGCTGTGGAATAATAAAGCGAAACACTGACACGCGGACCGGTTTTGTCTGCTTCAGGAAGCAAGATGTCCGTGCTTTCAACCGTTTTGCCACTGGCTTTTAAAAGCGCTGGTTCGACAGGCATTCCTACTACCAATCCCGTACAATCCGCTGATTCCATGGTTAAAAGATTAGACTCTATATCTGTAAGCGACAATGAACACTGAGTTCCATCCTTCAATGTCACTAAATAAAGCTTTCCTTTTTCTAACGGGATAGGCTGGCTGGCTTCAACAATAACAACATTGTGACTGCGAATGATCTGCTTCACTTTATACGATACATTCGTAGGGGTTTGGGATGTTGCAACGGCACTATGCACAGGAGCAGAAGCTGAGGGAGCCAATTCCGGAGATGAACTTACACTGGGAACTGACGAGGTAGCAGGTACAGATGCCGCTGGTGCCGGTGCTTCAGGCGAAGGCGATTGAATTTCTTCTTGTCCCACCGCTAATGGAGATGCCGCCTCTTGCGCCATCAGGGGAGACAAAACTAAAAACGCTACTACAAAAGAAAGAACCTTCTTCACACGCCCTCACTACAAAAAATTGTTTAATTCATGATGGCAATGAAAAGGACATGAAGTTAAGTCAAAATAGTTTGTTTAGACCTAAACCTAGCTTGTTTATTCTTCGTCGGTGGTTTCAGGCTTTGAAGTCTGGGACAACTCATCCAAAGCCATTTCGGCGCGGGTTTTGTATCCCTTTTTTGTATTACAGTCTTTGCAGGATGGAACGCAGTTGTTCTTGTTGGACTTCCCACCTCGCGCGATAGGAATTAAGTGATCCATTGTGAGATCGGCAGGCTTAAATCTTTCGCCACAGTGATAGCAAAGGCCTTTACCCAGCTCTTGCTTCCACCATTGGCTTTGGCGCAGCTCGCGGGCCTTTGCTTTCTCACGTTTTTGGTGCTCAGGAGGAGCCGCCGAAAAGAAATAATCCATGGGGCTGTTATAGACTAAGTCCGGTCTGACCGCAAGTTTCTAGACCTTTGAAGAGCCGCGAATACCTTCATTTTTAGGGGATTTTTACCGATATCAACGTGAAGGAGAACGAGCGTATGTCAGTAAAAACCTTTAAAAAGGGCGAAGTGATCTATAAAGATGGCGACAAAATCACGTCCGTCTATCTTATTCAAACTGGTGCTGCCAATCAGTGTCTGATTCGTGGAAAAAAGACCATTGATTTGTTCCAGTTGGGCTCGTCTCACATCCTCGGAGATCAGGTGATTTTGGGTCAAAACACCCACCCTACTTCCGCGATCGCAACTACGGAAACAAAAGTTTTAGAAATCCCCGTTGAAACTTTGAAACAACAGTACGAGGGCGCTCCTCAGATGTTGAAGGTGATCATTAAGTCACTGGCCGACCGTCTTCGTCTGGCAGTGAATGATGTTCGCTCTAGCAAGCTTGAAAAAGATTCTTCTCCTTGTCCTGAAGACCAAGTAGCGAAAGCTTTTGGCGCTGTTTTCCATACCGCCAACCATAAGGGAGATCGCTCGACTCCCGGTCGCGTCGTTGTCGATTGGAATATGATGAAGCAGTACTCTCAACGTGTGATGGGTGAAGGCCCGAAACGTGTGGAGCAAGTCATCAACGTCCTTGTGAAATTGAAGCTCGCACTTTATGAAATGGGTAAAGCTCCAGACAATCCAGATGGACCGGAGGAGATTCAAAAAGTTCACTTCTTGGATTTGGGTCTTTTAGAAAGCTTCTTTGAATTCTATCAATATTACTATTTCAAAAATCGTTCAGATCTTTTGAAAGTCGATGAGCTTTGTCAGCAAATGCTCGACGCTCTTTTAAAACTTTGCGAGAACGAACAACCGGACCGCTTTGGTATCGTGGGTGTGGAGTTCGCAAAATTCAGCGAGCACTGCAAAAGTGAACTCGGTATTAACTTGAACAATGACCACTTTGCCCGCCTTGAAGGTAAAGGCGTGTTCATGAAGCGTAAAACCGGTAGCACCGGTGTTATTCTGCAATTTGAACTGAAAGAATTCCGCTCAGTCTTCCAAAGTTGGAAGATGCTTCGTGAAATTGAAAAATGGAACGAAAAAGGCTTCGTCGATATGGACGAAAAAGAAGACAAACCTAAGAAAAAGACCGTGGGCGGCCCAGCCTGCCCGGCGTGCGCCGTGGAATTGCAAGCGGGCGCGAAGTTCTGCCACGAATGTGGTCATAAAATAGTAGCGGCGGCATAAGATGAGTGAGGCCTTGATCGTTTTTAAAGCAGTTAGTACCGACTCTGATAAGCAAATGCTTTTACAAAAAGCTTTGGCGAAAAAAGAGACTCTTTATCTTCGTGATAAGTTTGATCGCACTATCGCTTTAAAACCGGTGAGTATCAACTCGAACAATCAAATCAAGTGTCATCATCCCGAAGACATGACGATGAACACGAATGAAAAAGACACCTTTACGGCGAGCTTTTCCATCAGCGGAGAGAAATATCTTTTCGAAACTCATCCGGTCGTGTCTGAACACTATGTGACTTTGACGGTGTTAAACCTGTTCCACTTACAAAGACGTCGCAACTATCGCTATGTGATGCCGGAAAATTATTCGGCGGAATTTGTTATTAACTATTTGAACCAGTCCATCTGCTCTCACCCCTGCCGTCTGATTGATTTAAGCACGGAAGGTTGTGCGGTGGAAATCATGCAAGAAAGTGCAAATCTTCACCTAGAAGACTTGGTCGAAGCTGAAATCTTTCTAGGCGATCGTGAACCCATCATGGTTCAAGGTGTGATCAAAAACATCCGCGTGAAGGATGATACACAACTGGTGTTAGGTGTGGAATTCAATCACTTGGCGAACTCCAGTGAAGAAAAAATTGTAACGTCCCTCACAGATCTTCAACGCGAAATCTTTTTTAGAAGAAAAGCGGCTTAAAAGGGGCCAAACCCCTTTTTAAAGATGTCGGATTTCAGCAGGTTTATTAAACCAGTTGTTATTCAAACCATCAAAATACGTCACCGGCGCATCAATCAGCTCTTGAGCATCAACATCATCCAGGCATGCAAGTGCAATAGACACGAATGCTCCGCCGATTTCTTCGACATGCCCCCGACCAAACGGACGACATCCACAGTTTTTGCAAAAAAGATGATGCCCGCTGAAGGTACCAAATTGATAGTCTGAAAGACTTTCTTGGCCCGCAAGCAATTCGAAGTTTTCAGGCTTGATAATGACGCTCCAACTGCGCACTTTGCGGCAATAAGTGCAATTGCACCTTCCGGTCCCTTTGCTAAGATCTATTTTGGCTTTGATCTTGACTGATCCACAATGACAACTGCCGTGATAAGTTTTTTCTGCCATATAAAACGTCCTTTCAAAACTCTTTAGTAATTTCAGTGTAGGTTTAAATATGTCAAAATATGGCATATTTGTTTTTAAAAGAAGATTATGGCTAAAAGCAGTTATCAAAATAAAAAAGATCGAATGGACCGCCTTTTAGGCCTTCTGAAGGCAGAGGATCACTCTACCAGTTTGGCCCTGGCAAAAAAACTGCGTGTGAGTCATCGCACTTTAATGCGCGACCTGGAAGAACTTAAAGCTTCGGGTATACCTGTCGAAGCGGATCGTGGACGCGGCGGAGGCTTGCGTTTAAATGCCCAGTGGGGTTTAGGTCGTCTGCAAGTGAACTACAAAGAATCTTTAGATCTGCTTTTGTCCTTAGCGATTGCGGAAAAATTTAACTCACCGGTACTGCTTTCCAGCGTGAAATCATTAAGAGATAAAGTGTTTCAATCCTTTCCCGAAGAACACCGTAAGAAATTGCAGCTGATTCGAAAAAGAGTCCGCATAACCACTTACGCTGACGAGAGCGTGCGTGCAACGTATGATAACGTTCCCGCCCCTGTACAAAATGCTTTGCATGAAGCTTTTTTTGAAATGCGATGCCTTAAGATTGCCTATCGCGATGAAAAGAAAAACATCACAGAACGTTTGATAGAGCCTCACTATCTGCTGCTCAGTTTTCCCCTCTGGTACGTCATGGCTTGGGACCATCTCCGTCAGGATCTAAGATCCTTCCGCGTGGATCGCATTCAAAAAGCTTCTGTGCACGCACAAGAGACGTTTCACATGCACCATCAGGACCTCTTCCAGAAAACCTTACAGAAATTTTCTGAAAGCCTGTGATCGCACACTGGACGTCATGCTCTTAATCACGCACTCCCCTTTTTTATTCAATTCTCACGTTCTTTGCCGCAACCTCGAAGAAAACGCCCACGTTATCAAAAGGATCGTCATGGAAGAGATGATTGAAGAAGTCGAAGAAATGAATGAAGAAAAATCCAGCCTCTGGCCCTGGTTGATCGCGGGAGCCGCCGTCGGCGCAGCCTACGTCTATTTCACGCAAAGCGAATCCGGCAAAAGAATTACGGAAGATGCGAAAGAATACTTCCGCACCGGAACAACCCGCGACGATCGCCTGCAAATGAAAGTGTTTTCAGAATTAAGCCGAATACTAGGAGCGGGAAAAGAAATTCAAGTGCGGGCTGAAAAAGGCAGCATCATTTTAAGCGGAGCTATTTTAAGTGAAGCGCTTGAAGAAGTTCTTGTCTGCGCCAGACACATTCCCGGCGTCAAAAGCGTCATTAACAATCTCGAAGTTCGCCAGCAGCACTAATTCGCGGCTGTCATCTCAAATGCTTCCGCACTAGCGTGTGGGATAATAAAGCTTATTGTCCCACATACCTTCGTTGAAATACTGAATAGTCGCTTTTAACTTTTGTTCTAAGGCCGATTTACGAGCTTGCTGTTCCTCTGTGATCATAGATCCATTCAGCTCTTTCATGCCTTCACGATCTAACAATGAATACATCTGTGGCTCGCTGTGCCCTGGAGTCCAACGCAGGTAAAAGTCCTGAGCAAAAAGAAGATAGCGGCCATCAATAAAATTCACCGCAGACTTATCCCCGTCCACAAACATCGAACTTCCTAAATAGTTTTTATCCTTTTCAGGAATGCCTAAAAAATCCAAAACCGTCGGTGGAATATCAATTTGCTGAACAATCTTTTCCGTGTCCACTTGCGGAAATTCAAACGAAGGATGGTACAAGAAAAGCGGGATGCGATAACTGCCCAAATCATTTTCGTACTCTTTACGATAGTGCATGGATGTGTGATCCGCCGTTACGATGAAGAGCGTGTCCTTGTACCAAGGTTTTTTGGCAGCCTCTTCAAAGAACTTCTTCAAAGCAAAGTCCGTGTAAGCCACCGTTTTTAAAATCTCAATCGGTCCTTCCGGAAATTGATCCTTGTACTGCGCAGGAACTTTGAAAGGTTGATGCGACGACAGTGTGAAAACCGAAGTCATGAAAGGCTGAGGCACAGAGTCCAACTGCACCAGCATCCATTGCAAGAAAGGCTCATCCCAAATACCCCACACTCCATCATCATCCGACGGATTGTTGTATTCTTTCGAACCGAAGTATTTCTCAACCCCCGCACTTTGCATGAAGGAATCAAAGTACATTGTGCCGTTATGACCACCGTGGAAGAAACTCGTGGAATAGCCCTTCTGCGAAAGCAACGTCCCCAAGCCCAAAAAGTAGTTGGAAGTAAAGTGCGAAGAAATAAAAGGCTCGCTCATCAAAGCAGGGATTCCCGCCATGACCGCCCCGACGCCCTCAATCGAACGACGACCATTGGCATAAGCGTTTTTAAAGACCAAAGATTTTTCCATCAAAGAATCCATAAACGGCGTATAGCTTTTGCCATTCACGGGACCCAGGTATTCTTCTCCGAAGCTTTCTAAAATAATCAAAACGATATTCTGAGGCTTCGGCAAACGAAGACCTTCCATTTTAGAGCCGACAAAAGAACCGTTCAAATGCCTCAACATATCGTCTTTGTTTTCAAAGTACTTTTCTTGCTTCAGCCCTTGAGCACCGTAGCTTTTAATAAAAGTAAAAGACGAATTTAAAACTAGATTGTTTAATAAAGGCGCGGAAAACACATTCGCACTGACAAAATTCACGGGCTTGCTTTGTAAACCTCCGCGAATACCCACCACTGAAATCACGATCGCCATGAAAGACAAAAAGCCATGGGACAGCCAGTAACCCAAAGGTTTCTTTCTTTGCCCGGCCCAGTAAATGCCTTTTTGCTTTTTAAAACTGAACTTAAAAATGGCGAAAACAAATAAAGCCACCAAAGCCGTGTTAACCAGAAACAACAGCCAATAACTGGAAATAAAATTCCATATCTTACCCTGCATCTCGCCCATGATAAAAAGGCTGTCATAGGTAAAGCGGCGGCCGACGAAGTTGATAAACTCGGTATCGCCCAAATTTAAGATGAAAAGAGGGATTTGCAAGACGGTGAAACCCAAAGCCAAAAGCCATTGCCACCCTTTTTGCCAGCTTCGAGGCCAAGGAATCATCGCCAGCAAAATCAGCGGCGCAGAAAGACTTAAGACCGCCGAAATATCAAAGCGCAGACCGACAACGAAGGACCATAGGATGTCCGAGAGCTCCTTGGATTTAAAAAGGCTCCAATTCCATAGCAGAAACTCTACGCGCGCGAAGAAATAAAAAAGCAGGGCTAAGAGCGCTAAAGCAAAGACTTTTAGCAGGCGTGACGTCGGTCCAAACATACCGCCCATAGTACATCGACCGCCCGTGTCATTCAAGTGGACTTAGCTCGGTGCCTCTGCTACTTTCCCCCTCTATGACACCAGAACAAATGAAAGAAAGATTAGAATCTCACTACCAAGGCGCGAAGATCGAAGTTTACGATCTGACAGGCACTCAAGATCACTATGAAGTGTTCGTGGAAAGCCCTGTGTTCGCGGGAATGACTCGCATTCAACAGCATCAGCATGTGATGGCTTGCTTTGGTCCAGAATTAAAGACTGGCGAGGTTCACGCACTCTCAATCAAGACTAAGATTAAGTAAGTTTTTAAAAAGAGGTCCCCATGACAACTCATGAAAGAATTGATTCCATTCTAAACCAAAACAAAATCGTGCTTTTCATGAAAGGCACTCAACAATTCCCAATGTGCGGTTTTTCTGCACGTGCTTGCGCGATCTTGCAAGACATCGGCGTTCAATTTCACGACGTGAATGTTCTTGAAGATGAAGAAATCCGTTCAGGTATCAAAGAGTACGGCAACTGGCCGACAATTCCGCAACTTTACATCAACAAACAGTTGGTGGGCGGAAGCGATATCATGATGGAAATGTACCAATCTGGTGAGTTGCAAGAGCTTATAAAATAACATGAGATGTAATGTTGCCGTTTGGGACCGCATTTTAAGGTTTATTTTTGGCGTATTCTTAACAGCCTACGCCATTGCCGGCGGTCCTTTTTGGGCATACATCGGTTTGTATGGCCTCATCACTGCTGCTTGGGGCTTGTGTCCTGTCTACGCCTTCTTTAGAATAAGAACTCTGAAAGATTATCATCGCGCGATTCCTGACGAAGAATAGGATGTTGTATGTCCACGGCCCTCATCGAACTTGAAAGTTTTTTACAAAAAGACCAAATCAAAACCGACGAGGAAAGCCTCAAATACTGGGGTAAAGACTGGACAACTTATTTCGACATCAAAGCCACGGCGATTGTTTTTCCTCGCAGCACCGAAGATGTCGTTGCCATCGTAAAATGGGCGCGCAAAAATAAAATGGCCCTTGTTCCCTCAGGCGGACGCACGGGTCTTTCCGGTTCTGCCGTCGCCTCTCAAGGTGAAGTCGTTGTCTCTTTTGACCAAATGAACAAAATCAAAGATTTCAGTGCTGTCGATCAATCCGTTGTGATTGAGCCCGGTGTTGTCACTGAAGCTTTGCAAGAGTTCGCTCACTCTAAAAATCTTTTTTATCCCGTAGATTTTGCAGCAACAGGTTCTTCCCAAATGGGTGGCAATATCGCTACCAACGCGGGCGGAATTAAAGTTGTACGCTATGGTTTAACTCGCGAATGGATCATTGGACTTAAAGTCGTGACCGGCGCTGGAGAAGTTTTAGAACTTAACAACGGCCTTGTGAAAAATGCGACAGGGTATGATCTTCGCCACTTGTTCATCGGATCTGAAGGTACGTTGGGATTTATCGTGGAAGCGACAATTCGTCTGGCTCCCGCTCCTCCACCAATGAAAGTTTTGGTGATGGCGGTCAGTGGACTTGATGCTGTGATGAAAATCTTCGCGGAATTTAAAACGAAGACATCACTTGTTGCGTTTGAGATGTTCTCAGACAAGGCGTTGAACAAAGTATTAGAAAATACGGGCCTGCCAGCTCCACTAGAAACGAAAGCTTCATTTTACGTCTTAGCTGAAGTTGAAACTCGCAACGAGCAAGATGAAGAACACGCTTTGGGTGTTTTTGAAAAGTGTTTGGAAGAAAGCTGGGTCCTGGACGGAGTGATCAGTCAGTCGGACGTCCAAGCGGCGACCTTCTGGCGCTACCGCGAAGATATCTCTGAGTCGTTAGCCAAATATTCTCCGTACAAAAACGATATCGCCGTGACTATTTCTAAAGTGCCTCCATTCATGGAAGATTTAGATAAGGTTTTGGCGCAAGCCTACCCAACTTGGGAAGTCGTATGGTTCGGCCACATCGGCGATGGGAACTTGCACATCAATATTTTGCGCCCTTCGGGAATGAGTAAAGAAGAGTTCGTGAACGAGTGCCGCAAGGTCGACATCATGGTTTTTGAAACGGTGAAAAAATATAAAGGATCTATTTCCGCCGAACACGGTGTGGGTATGACAAAAAGATCTTTCTTGAACTACACCCGCTCCGAGGCCGAGATCGAAATCATGCGATCAATCAAAAAAGCATTTGATCCCGACATGATTATGAATCCGGGAAAAGTCATATAAGATAAGAATAGACTCACATCCGAGACTAAACAACGTTTCAACAACGGACTAAAGACGTTACCGCGGATGACAGTGGAGCAACTATCACGATACGGCATAGTTTTACTTCGAGAAATTTTCTGAATATTCCGAAAAGGTTCATAGGGCTAAGAACCTTGTTAGGAAAAATTCATGAGAACTCTACGGTACGTGACTTTATGTGTAGGACTTTCGCTGACTCTGGCGGGATGTTCAATCAACACCTCTCTTTTTGGAAGTTCCAAGGATCTGCCATCTCAAGGCGACAATCTGCAAGCGGTCAAAGGAAACTTCCCGCTGATGACACCTTTCACCGGTCAATTTAAAAACTACCTGCGAGCAGCTCCAAATAAAAAATTCGTGTTCGCAAGCTTTTTCAATGACGTCTACATCGTTTCAGAAACGGGAACCTACTTAAAAAGTTTCACTCCTGCGGATGTCTTCAATATTGAAGGCTTGGCGGTCGATACAAGTGGTAACATCTATATCGCCGGTGCGGCAGCTTCACCGAATGAAAACACTCATCGCTTCGTTAGAAAATACGATATCGACGGAAACTATCTTGGTGAGATCGTGACCTTCGGAGATGAAGATCCGGGTGCTGGCGTCTATGTACCACTTCCTAAACAACCCCGTATCGGTGCCGATGGTTCCATTTACGTAGCCTTGAACGCAGAAATTCGCAAATACAACTCTGCCGGCGTACAACAACTTATTTTTGGTACCGGTGTTCAAGGAGCCAACGACGGAGAGATTAATGGTGCTCCCGTCTTTACAGTGAACAACGACGGAAGTATTTACGTGGCCGATATGTGGTCGGACCGTGTGCAACTTTTTAACGCCGATGGGACGTTCAATTCTAAATTTACTTGGCCAAGGCAAATTGCCATGTCGATGCTAGAAGACCTGCAAAAAAATCCCGATGGAAACTTCCTCCTGACCGAACGCATGGGGAGTGAGGCACGCATTACTTTTTTTGATCCGACGGGGACTCTCTTATTTTCTTTGAATGGTTCCGAAGGTGGCGGCGCGGCTTGGGGCACAAGTGACCTGACGACCGCGACTGTATCAGACACTCGTCTGTACGTCGGCTACCAGGATGGTGTATATGTCTTTAACGCTTCGACTGGAGCCTATGTTAAAGACTATCTTCCAGGCATGAAGAATCCGACAAGCGTGGTTCAAGCTAAAAATGGACATTTCTATGTCGGAACAGATAAGGGTGTAGAGCAGTTTAATGCCAAAGGAGATTGGCAAAGAACTTTCGGTCCCGTGGCACAGATTACATCGCTTGCCGTGACGAGCAAAAACGTTCTTTATGTTGCGAATGCCTCCACCCCGACGACTCTTAATAAATACGATCTTGATGGCAATCTTTTGGGAACGGTTGTTGTCCCGGGTTTGGCTCTCCCCTATAGCATGTCCGTGGACGCCAGTGACAACATCTATATCGCCGATATTGGTGGCGGTGGTCTGCAAATCTTATCAACGGCTTTGGAATCAGCGACAACATTTCCGGGAGTGATCGGAACCCCCTCGGGTGTTCATTGCGCCAAAGACGGCAGCATTTTAGTTTTAGATTTTGATGGAGCCAAGTCGACTCCCAAAAGATTCAGCGCCGCCGGCGCTCTTTTAGACACTTTCGATGCAGCGGGCGCCGATATTGACGTAGGTGTTGCTTTGGGGATTACCCAGGTCGGTAGCGGTCGAGTCTATATTGCCGGCACCATAAAAAACAAAATCTATGAGTACGAAGCCGATGGTACGTACGTCACAAACTTTGGCAGCGCTGGAACGCAGCTAAATCAATTCAACCAACCCTGGAGCATTTTTGCTGACGCCTTCGGAAGTTTATTTGTCGTCGATAAAAGCAACGATGCCGTGAAAAAGTTTAAAACCGACGGCACGCTGCTTTACGAATAGTTTTTTTCCAAACTAACTTTGGAACATTTTTTTGATCTTATCTCGATCCGTGCCGTGATACTGAAATTCACGGCGCGACTGAACTTCATCGGGATTCAGAGTGCTGATTCTGCCGTTTCTCATTAGAACTTTTCCGCGCGCGATCACATCGCGAATAGTGAAGTTCTTTTTTTCAACAATCACCAGATCGGCGTCTTTTTTTACTTCCAGGCCACCTTTGGAATGCAACTTCAGCACATTTGCAGTGTAAGAAGTGAAATGCGGCAGCACATCTTCTAGATTCATTTTATATTTCAGATGGCATTCACGCAGCTGCGCAAAAAGACTGTCGGGTGAGTTTATCGAAGCATCCGTCGACACGGTGATTCGATCTTTCTTCGCTCCGTACCCAAGAATTTTTGTCAGGCATTCATGCAAGTTCCCTTCAGTCGTATCCAGATCGACGAATCCATCTTTTGTCGTGAACTTCGCAGCGTCTTTCATCAGACCCTCCGTTCTCCCGACATGCGTTGGATAAATACAGTTGGAGGGAAGATCAAATTCTTCCATCAACTTGAAAAGAATCTTCATACCTTGCTTTTTGTCCCCCATATGAAAATGAGTGACTCCGGCTTTTTTAGACAACATCCCAGCGACGCGACCATCGCTGACAACACGAGCCAAGTCGTGAGCGTCAGGGTCTCTAGAGCGATCATCGGCAATGGCGACTTCTCCCACTCCTATAATTTCTTTGATAAAAAGAATATCCGTTCGAATGTCCTGAGTGAGGGTGCGGGGCGGAACCTCGTAGCCTCCGGTATAACAAAAAGCACTGATGCCAGCTTCGTCCGTCGCTTTGACCTTGGCCAAAAGATTCGCCATATTTTTGGTGACCGTGTCAGATCCAAGGCACCCCACAACACTCGTAAT
The window above is part of the Bdellovibrio bacteriovorus genome. Proteins encoded here:
- a CDS encoding amidohydrolase family protein, which translates into the protein MILIRNAEIYDPQFLGHRDIVIGEEKILHIGPQVDPFTLEKLDPALQIIDCTECLVIPGLIDPHEHLSGGSGEEGFSSQTPNIEFYELIKGGITSVVGCLGSDTVTKNMANLLAKVKATDEAGISAFCYTGGYEVPPRTLTQDIRTDILFIKEIIGVGEVAIADDRSRDPDAHDLARVVSDGRVAGMLSKKAGVTHFHMGDKKQGMKILFKLMEEFDLPSNCIYPTHVGRTEGLMKDAAKFTTKDGFVDLDTTEGNLHECLTKILGYGAKKDRITVSTDASINSPDSLFAQLRECHLKYKMNLEDVLPHFTSYTANVLKLHSKGGLEVKKDADLVIVEKKNFTIRDVIARGKVLMRNGRISTLNPDEVQSRREFQYHGTDRDKIKKMFQS